One region of Acidobacteriota bacterium genomic DNA includes:
- a CDS encoding DUF1059 domain-containing protein, translated as MLNCGDVVAGCQYKAEAPTEAELLQKVSAHAKEKHGVMEVTPELAAKVKAVIQDR; from the coding sequence ATGCTCAACTGCGGCGACGTCGTCGCCGGATGCCAGTACAAGGCGGAAGCCCCCACCGAGGCGGAGCTGCTCCAGAAGGTCTCCGCCCACGCGAAGGAAAAGCACGGCGTGATGGAAGTGACTCCGGAGCTGGCGGCGAAGGTGAAGGCGGTCATCCAGGATCGGTAA
- a CDS encoding CPBP family intramembrane metalloprotease has translation MATTTPPSTPVTRRKLVGASVVSVIIFVALAAGVSLFRFHSLEPLAISVAPLLTQVAGGLLVGTAFAVSGLALLLKARVFESARRKGREVLRATKLGRVDFAIMAIGAGVGEELFFRAALQPLVGLWISSVLFTIAHYWVPLTGAARLYYATFVLAISVALGGLLLYGGLLAAIVAHATVDMIILFVASEKLGEHFKEVAR, from the coding sequence ATGGCGACGACGACACCACCTTCGACCCCCGTCACTCGCCGAAAGCTCGTCGGCGCCAGCGTCGTGTCGGTCATCATCTTCGTGGCGCTCGCCGCCGGCGTCTCGCTCTTCCGCTTCCATTCGCTCGAGCCGCTCGCCATCAGCGTCGCTCCCTTGCTGACGCAAGTCGCCGGCGGTCTCCTCGTCGGAACCGCCTTCGCCGTGTCAGGGCTCGCGCTCCTCTTGAAGGCCCGCGTCTTCGAGTCCGCCAGACGGAAGGGACGCGAGGTCCTCCGGGCCACGAAGCTCGGGCGCGTCGACTTCGCAATCATGGCGATCGGCGCCGGGGTGGGAGAGGAGCTCTTCTTCCGGGCCGCGCTGCAGCCGCTGGTCGGCCTGTGGATCTCTTCGGTGCTGTTCACGATCGCGCACTACTGGGTCCCGCTGACGGGCGCCGCGCGCCTCTATTACGCGACCTTCGTCCTCGCCATCAGCGTCGCGCTCGGGGGGCTCCTCCTCTACGGCGGACTTCTCGCCGCGATCGTGGCGCACGCCACCGTCGACATGATCATCCTCTTCGTCGCGAGCGAGAAACTGGGTGAACACTTCAAGGAGGTCGCCCGATGA
- a CDS encoding SRPBCC family protein has translation MAKITVVREIAAPAAVVFESIADPRKFAQAISGVSKVEFLSEAKAGVGVRYRQSRVMKGRESTMDFEVTEHVKNERLRILNETHGTVWDSLFTLTPSGTGTALTMRMDTRSRPLLAKLLMPVICLMIRGAVAKDIEAVKTYCESAATPKR, from the coding sequence ATGGCGAAGATCACGGTGGTTCGGGAGATTGCGGCTCCCGCGGCAGTCGTGTTCGAGTCCATCGCGGATCCGCGGAAGTTCGCCCAGGCGATTTCCGGAGTCTCGAAGGTCGAGTTTCTCTCGGAGGCGAAGGCCGGCGTCGGCGTGCGCTACCGCCAGTCCCGAGTGATGAAGGGGCGAGAGTCGACGATGGACTTCGAGGTGACGGAGCACGTCAAGAACGAGCGTCTCCGCATCTTGAACGAGACTCACGGGACCGTCTGGGACTCACTTTTCACCCTCACGCCGTCGGGAACCGGGACGGCCCTCACGATGCGGATGGACACGCGCTCGAGGCCACTCCTCGCGAAGCTCCTGATGCCGGTGATCTGTCTCATGATCCGCGGCGCCGTCGCGAAGGACATCGAGGCCGTGAAGACGTACTGCGAATCGGCCGCCACTCCGAAGCGCTAG